Proteins found in one Zea mays cultivar B73 chromosome 1, Zm-B73-REFERENCE-NAM-5.0, whole genome shotgun sequence genomic segment:
- the LOC100191958 gene encoding 30S ribosomal protein S21-like yields MQAVARARGLAAAAVAARPSAMEAGHRGQVQQARGIVVQVRDGNLERALAVMERKMRSSGMERLIRARTHYHVKDSEKRVLARKALMQRVRSQELGKKLREILIKKIRGQ; encoded by the coding sequence ATGCAGGCGGTGGCACGGGCGCGTGGGCTTGCGGCTGCGGCTGTGGCTGCGCGGCCGTCGGCGATGGAGGCAGGGCACCGCGGGCAGGTGCAGCAAGCCCGGGGCATTGTGGTGCAGGTGAGGGACGGGAACCTGGAGCGGGCGCTGGCGGTCATGGAGCGCAAGATGAGGTCCAGCGGCATGGAGCGCCTTATCCGAGCGCGCACCCACTACCACGTGAAAGACTCGGAGAAGCGCGTGCTCGCGCGTAAGGCGCTTATGCAGCGCGTCCGGTCCCAGGAGCTCGGCAAGAAGCTCCGCGAGATCCTCATCAAGAAAATCAG